From the Sandaracinaceae bacterium genome, the window GAAGAAGCGTCGCGGAAGCGGCCCGAAGAAGCAGGCCGAGGCCGCCGAGGAGATCGCGTCCGAGGAGGACGAGGGGCTCGAAGAGGGCGCGGAGGGAGAGGCCGCGGCCCCCGAGGAGCGCGCGGCCGGGAGCCGCCCCCTCGCGCCCGGCGTGCCGGATCCCGATGGAGACAACGTCAGCACGGGCGGCGGCCTGGTGATGATGGGCATCGTGTTCTCGCTGATCGCGCTCGCCGTCGTCGCGCAGTATTTCATGGAGTGAGCGGCCTGGTCGGGTGGCGGCTCCAGTAGCCGGCCGATCGGCCGAAAACCTCCTGATTTCCAGTGCTCGCGCTGGCATCCGTCGTGCATCTCCTCACGCCGGACGCTGCCGAGGCTCGCTCGGGGTGTCATAGAGATGCGCGGATCCGGGGTTTCCCGGTCCGACCCATTGACGCGGTGCGTAACAGACTTCGCACTCCCGTCTGGGAGCCGCATAGCGACCTGCGCAGCGATCTGCGCGGTCCCGGGGTCAGAGAACTGAAGCGGAGAGAGCGAATGAGGTCAGGACGAGAGCTCATTGCCGCGAGCAAGCCCTTCCAGAAGGAGAGCAAGGCGCGCAGCTGGTTCCACGTGCTGGAGACCTTCGGCGTGATCGCCGGGTTGACCGCGCTGGCCGCCGTCACGCCTCAGTGGTGGATCCGCCTGCCCGTCGCGCTCCTCAACGGGCTCGTGATCGTGCGCGCGTTCATCCTCTATCACGACTTCATGCACAACTCGCTGCTGCGCGGCTCCAAGGTCGCCAAGTGGGTGATGTTCGCCTACGGCGTGCTCGTGCTGACCCCGCCGAAGGTCTGGCGCCAGACCCACAACTACCACCACGCGCACACCGCGAAGATCGTGGGCTCGCACGTGGGCAGCTACCTCATGGTCACCACCGAGATGTGGTCGAAGCTGAGCGGGAAGGAGCGGTTCATGTACAAGCTGATCCGCCACCCGCTGACCATCCTGTTCGGCTACTTCACGATCTTCCTCTACGGCATGTGCCTCAGCTCGTTCTTCCGGAACCCAAAGAAGAACTGGGACTCGGCGCTCGCGGTGGTCGTGAACCTGGCCCTCACCGTCTCGCTCTGGTGGGCGTTCGGCTTCCAGGTCTTCTTCTTCGCGTACTTCCTGCCGCTCTTCGTGGCGACCGCGACCGGCGCGTACCTCTTCTACGCGCAGCACAACTTCCCCGAGATGGACGTGCAGCCGCGACACGAGTGGGAGTACACCCACGCCGCGCTCCACTCCTCGAGCTACATGAAGACCGGGCCCATCATGGGCTGGCTCACCGGGAACATCGGCTACCACCACGTGCACCACCTCAACCCGGGCATCCCGTTCTACCGCCTCCCCGAGGCGATGAAGGGCATCCCCGAGCTCCAGGTGCCGCACGTGACGTCGCTGCACCCGAAGGACATCGTCGCCTGTTTCCGCCAGAAGCTCTGGGACCCGGAGCAGCGCGTGATGGTCGGCTACCCGAAGGGCACCTGAAGGCAGCGGCGCCCGGGCGCGGACGATGTAGAGTCCGCCCGTGCCTCACCGGCGGCAGCGGTACCTGGCGCTCGGCGCGATGATCGCCATCGCGCTCCTCGCGGCGGGCGCGATCTGGTGGGCGATCGCGCCGCGGAAGTCGCACCACCTCGATCCGCTGTTCACGGGAGAGGTCGAGG encodes:
- a CDS encoding fatty acid desaturase encodes the protein MRSGRELIAASKPFQKESKARSWFHVLETFGVIAGLTALAAVTPQWWIRLPVALLNGLVIVRAFILYHDFMHNSLLRGSKVAKWVMFAYGVLVLTPPKVWRQTHNYHHAHTAKIVGSHVGSYLMVTTEMWSKLSGKERFMYKLIRHPLTILFGYFTIFLYGMCLSSFFRNPKKNWDSALAVVVNLALTVSLWWAFGFQVFFFAYFLPLFVATATGAYLFYAQHNFPEMDVQPRHEWEYTHAALHSSSYMKTGPIMGWLTGNIGYHHVHHLNPGIPFYRLPEAMKGIPELQVPHVTSLHPKDIVACFRQKLWDPEQRVMVGYPKGT